In Hemicordylus capensis ecotype Gifberg chromosome 3, rHemCap1.1.pri, whole genome shotgun sequence, one DNA window encodes the following:
- the LOC128351729 gene encoding histidine-rich glycoprotein-like — protein MELLTAAVILAALLCSNAQSLPTVASADCNEVEKDAEAALNLINKHRRDGYIFSLLRVANAHVQQAPHLQINASVLYLTLDVLETECPVLSRKNWKSCGGRLFYSITDFGQCKVVMYTGGFFKTQRLYGYNCTVSPVPPELFECRDCPVRITVLEDLEKYTGEAEKLLERHKQESNTTRNFKVEKVQKAFSAVGDRTAYVVEFTIKETKHPSSNRSTKASECECLPDRYARKGFCKGKVVDGIEDADGVELESCEIFDVHYDSHPFHDNDHNHNSGEEQHHHCNVTGHECRYPPPGCPFHHHPHPHHHPHHHHHHHPHHHPHPHHHHHHHHDHDDDHPHHHHPHPHHHHHPHHHHHGCGQHDGHRHDNNHHGPADPIGHYNSSEDEHPDFPPPRGPCYPAPPPGGPHHFPPGRYPPPPPGPPPPPPPPPNSPHGLPPRPHPDVCNYHPPPHSGHKRGHRHGHRHRHGHHHDYRCNSTSSERGEANPSDDRDAFQDPYSFHKSEVGSIYHIPVLGKHDVLQAPSANFLNQPDSSHGGHKAPSFLGKGKHKKPVLQPFPETPSESESCPTTPKYDPPGFLSLFPTHDTK, from the exons ATGGAGTTGCTCACGGCTGCCGTGATCCTGGCAGCGCTGCTCTGCTCAAATGCCCAAAGCCTACCCACTGTGGCCTCTGCAGACTGCAACGAGGTAGAAAAGGATGCAGAGGCAGCCCTCAACTTGATCAATAAACATCGCAGGGATGGCTACATATTCTCCCTCTTGCGTGTCGCCAATGCTCATGTGCAACAGGCT CCGCACTTACAGATAAATGCATCCGTCCTGTACTTAACTCTGGAtgtgctggaaacagaatgccctGTATTATCCAGGAAAAACTGGAAATCTTGTGGAGGGAGGCTATTCTATAGCATCACA GACTTTGGACAATGTAAAGTTGTCATGTATACTGGTGGATTCTTCAAGACCCAAAGACTGTATGGATACAACTGTACTGTGAGCCCAG TTCCACCAGAGTTATTTGAGTGCAGAGACTGTCCGGTGAGAATAACAGTTTTGGAAGATCTTGAAAAGTACACAGGAGAAGCTGAGAAGCTCTTGGAGAGACACAAGCAGGAGAGCAACACGACACGCAATTTCAAGGTGGAGAAAGTCCAGAAAGCTTTTAGTGCG GTAGGAGATCGTACAGCATACGTTGTAGAATTCACCATAAAAGAGACCAAGCACCCCAGCAGCAATCGTTCAACGAAGGCGTCAGAATGTGAATGTTTACCTGACAGATATGCA CGCAAAGGATTCTGCAAAGGAAAAGTAGTTGATGGCATAGAAGACGCTGATGGGGTTGAATTAGAGTCCTGTGAAATCTTCGATGTCCAT TATGACAGCCATCCCTTCCATGACAATGACCACAACCACAATTCAGGAGAAGAACAGCATCATCACTGCAATGTGACTGGACATGAATGCAGATATCCACCTCCTGGTTGCCCTTTTCATCACCATCCCCATCCTCATCACCAtcctcaccaccatcaccatcaccatcctcatcaccatccccatccccatcatcatcatcaccatcaccatgatcatgatgatgatcatcctcaccaccaccaccctcatccacaccatcatcaccatcctcaccaccaccatcatggtTGTGGACAACATGATGGGCACAGACATGACAATAATCATCATGGCCCTGCAGATCCCATAGGCCATTATAATTCCTCTGAAGATGAACACCCTGACTTCCCCCCTCCTCGTGGACCTTGttaccctgctcctcctcctggtggcccaCATCATTTTCCTCCTGGTAGATATCCTCCACCTCCTCCCgggcctccacctcctcctccacctcctcctaaTAGTCCACATGGTCTTCCTCCCCGTCCCCACCCAGATGTTTGCAATTATCATCCTCCACCACACTCTGGTCACAAACgtggccaccgccatggccaccgGCATCGGCATGGCCACCATCATGACTACAGGTGTAACAGCACTTCCAGTGAAAGAGGAGAGGCCAACCCCTCAGATGATCGTGATGCATTCCAAGACCCCTATTCTTTCCATAAGAGTGAAGTTGGTTCTATCTATCACATTCCAGTTCTAGGTAAACATGATGTCCTCCAAGCTCCCAGCGCAAACTTCCTTAACCAGCCAGACAGCAGCCATGGAGGGCACAAGGCACCCAGTTTTCTTGGCAAAGGCAAACATAAGAAGCCAGTACTTCAGCCTTTTCCAGAAACCccatcagaatcagaatcatgcCCAACAACACCTAAATATGATCCACCAGGCTTTTTGTCATTATTTCCTACTCATGATACAAAGTGA